From Novosphingobium resinovorum, the proteins below share one genomic window:
- a CDS encoding DUF6504 family protein — MTRVASLYLPQLPIERLRRLERPSAPLDAAALVPRFSQAIDDDPGACSVPRGGGWRPGARWAQGALGLASAQADIDALPAHQRPTMREMGRRSETADHPFRAMACDDGGPAGRPWPVHAAHRESYLRARPLVLITRSGQRDVVTAACPVALDLGLRPGMAAAHARALLSDLDVRGADRTADAAWLDRLALHAVRHWTPTASACDADGLWLDLTGTTHLFGGEDRFCRRVLRFLDRLGFTARIAIAATPGAAHALARFAGHTVIILPPRSEAQAIADLPLAALRLAGDTLATAGRFGLESIGDLYAMPRGPLAKRLGLKAVERLDQARGLVAEPIVPVTAFEEPRAERRLLEPIVTAEAINHVIGDLLTDLVHDLQGRRLGLRTAVLTCQRVDGIDQRIAVGTARATRDAKHLARMFAMRVERIDPGLGIEVMKLAAPRVEDLQPVALGSGLLDTQHTPDVAPLVDQLAGRAGEEALFRVSAIESDVPERAVRRMPPLATTAGWPAWRRPVRLLHRPELLTNVVALLPDHPPRRFSWRGRPYRVSAGEGPERIHGEWWRCSREMWAVRDYFMVETGGGDRFWLFRRGDGVDAPTGDLTWYLHGVFG; from the coding sequence ATGACCAGGGTTGCCTCGCTCTACCTGCCGCAGTTGCCGATCGAGCGACTACGCCGGTTGGAGCGTCCATCCGCGCCGCTTGACGCGGCCGCGCTGGTCCCGCGCTTTTCGCAAGCCATTGACGACGACCCCGGTGCCTGCTCGGTGCCGCGCGGCGGCGGATGGCGACCCGGCGCACGCTGGGCGCAAGGTGCGCTTGGCCTCGCCTCGGCGCAGGCCGATATCGACGCATTGCCGGCTCATCAGCGACCGACGATGCGCGAGATGGGGCGGCGCAGCGAAACCGCCGATCATCCCTTCAGGGCCATGGCTTGTGACGACGGTGGACCGGCCGGCAGGCCGTGGCCGGTGCACGCGGCGCATCGCGAGTCATATCTCCGGGCCAGGCCCCTGGTCCTCATCACGCGCAGCGGGCAACGCGACGTCGTGACCGCCGCCTGCCCGGTCGCGCTCGACCTTGGACTGCGTCCCGGCATGGCCGCCGCCCACGCACGCGCACTCCTAAGCGACCTCGACGTGCGCGGCGCGGACCGAACTGCAGACGCGGCCTGGCTCGACCGGCTGGCGCTTCACGCCGTCCGGCACTGGACACCAACCGCAAGTGCCTGCGATGCCGATGGCCTCTGGCTCGATCTCACCGGGACCACGCATCTGTTCGGCGGCGAGGATCGCTTCTGTCGCCGGGTTCTGCGTTTTTTGGATCGCCTGGGCTTTACCGCGCGCATCGCCATTGCCGCAACGCCGGGCGCCGCGCATGCGCTTGCCCGTTTCGCAGGCCACACCGTGATTATCCTGCCTCCACGCAGCGAGGCGCAGGCAATCGCCGACCTGCCCTTGGCCGCCCTGCGCCTGGCCGGCGACACTCTGGCAACGGCAGGCCGTTTCGGCCTGGAAAGCATCGGCGACCTCTATGCAATGCCGCGCGGCCCCCTAGCCAAGAGGCTTGGGCTGAAGGCCGTCGAGCGGCTCGACCAGGCGCGAGGCCTTGTTGCCGAGCCGATCGTTCCGGTGACTGCGTTCGAGGAGCCTCGCGCCGAGCGCCGGCTGCTCGAACCAATCGTCACCGCCGAGGCCATCAACCATGTAATCGGCGATCTTCTCACCGACCTCGTGCACGATCTGCAAGGCCGCCGGCTGGGCTTGCGCACCGCAGTGCTGACTTGCCAGCGGGTGGACGGGATCGATCAGCGCATCGCCGTGGGCACCGCGCGCGCCACCCGAGATGCTAAGCATCTCGCACGCATGTTCGCCATGCGTGTCGAGCGGATCGACCCCGGGCTTGGCATCGAGGTGATGAAGCTTGCCGCGCCGCGCGTCGAGGACCTGCAGCCGGTCGCGCTCGGGAGTGGCCTCCTGGACACCCAGCACACGCCTGATGTCGCGCCGCTCGTCGACCAACTGGCGGGCCGGGCTGGCGAAGAGGCGCTGTTCCGGGTCAGCGCGATCGAGAGCGACGTGCCTGAGCGCGCGGTTCGCCGAATGCCGCCGCTTGCGACGACAGCCGGCTGGCCTGCCTGGCGCCGGCCGGTTCGCCTGCTGCATCGGCCTGAACTGCTCACCAACGTGGTCGCCCTGCTACCCGATCATCCTCCGCGTCGCTTCTCGTGGCGCGGCAGGCCATACCGGGTGTCGGCTGGCGAAGGCCCTGAGCGCATCCATGGCGAATGGTGGCGCTGCTCCCGCGAAATGTGGGCCGTTCGTGACTATTTCATGGTCGAGACTGGAGGCGGAGATCGCTTTTGGCTATTCCGGCGCGGAGACGGCGTCGATGCACCGACCGGCGATCTCACCTGGTATCTCCATGGTGTGTTCGGCTGA
- a CDS encoding S1/P1 nuclease — protein sequence MRKLILLTLSLAVATPAHAWGPIGHRITGAIADENLSGLARANVRMLLGTEDLAEAATWPDDMKSNPDTFWQKQASPWHYVTVKGDEYKASDAPAEGDAMTALARFTATLRDPRAPLEDKRLALRFIVHIIGDLHQPLHDGAGNDRGGNAVSVTWFGKPTNLHSVWDSGLIEQRSLSYSEYTAWLSRSIKPEDVIAWNERDPAVWIRESIALRKTIYPTDPALSWDYAYQHRAEVDERLKRGGVRIAAYLNWVFEAAQPATSAAKR from the coding sequence ATGCGCAAACTGATCCTGCTCACCCTTTCGCTCGCCGTCGCCACGCCTGCCCATGCCTGGGGGCCGATCGGGCACCGCATCACAGGTGCCATCGCCGACGAGAACCTGAGCGGCCTCGCCCGCGCGAATGTCCGGATGCTGCTCGGCACCGAAGACCTTGCCGAGGCAGCGACCTGGCCTGACGACATGAAATCCAATCCCGACACCTTCTGGCAGAAGCAGGCCAGCCCCTGGCACTACGTCACCGTGAAGGGTGATGAGTACAAGGCATCCGATGCCCCGGCAGAAGGCGACGCGATGACGGCGCTTGCACGCTTCACCGCCACGCTGCGAGATCCGAGGGCGCCGCTTGAAGACAAGCGGCTTGCGCTGCGCTTCATCGTCCACATCATCGGCGATCTGCACCAGCCGCTTCACGATGGAGCCGGCAATGATCGCGGCGGCAATGCGGTTTCGGTCACCTGGTTCGGCAAGCCGACCAACCTCCACTCGGTCTGGGATTCCGGATTGATCGAGCAGCGCTCGCTTTCCTACTCCGAATACACGGCCTGGCTGTCGCGCTCGATCAAGCCCGAGGACGTGATTGCCTGGAACGAGCGCGATCCCGCCGTATGGATTCGTGAGAGCATCGCCCTGCGCAAGACGATCTATCCGACCGACCCGGCATTGTCCTGGGACTATGCGTACCAGCACCGGGCTGAGGTCGATGAACGCCTCAAACGCGGCGGCGTGCGCATAGCGGCTTACCTGAACTGGGTGTTCGAGGCGGCACAGCCTGCGACGAGCGCTGCCAAGCGTTGA
- a CDS encoding error-prone DNA polymerase has protein sequence MATYVELQVTSHFSFLRGASAPEELFTAAATFGHTALGLADHNTVAGIVRGWAGQKETGVRMIAGSRIELADGRAMLLYPTDRPAWSRLTRLLSLGKGRGGKGKCILTWNDIAESCQGLVAILLPDMPDARTAAHLQDLRAAFGDRGYCALSLRRRPGDQSRLHGLDALARKAGNRCVATGDVLYHQPELRPLQDVMTAIREKTTIDALGFRRERFMDRNLKSPQEMERRFAAFPDAIQASADIAAQCRFDLGEIQYQYPYEEVMAGRTAQQALAALTEEAAARMFPQGLGEAYRKQIDHELRLIEQLGYAPYFLTVHAIVAESRRRGILCQGRGSAANSCVCFMLGITSIDPIKHELLFERFVSGERKEPPDIDVDFEHERREEIIQWIYETYGRHRSALTAVVTRYRTRGAVAEVGKALGLPRDLTKMLTGLVWGWSMDGIGDEQIESLNLNADDHRLRLTLELSRQLIGTPRHLSQHPGGFVLTQDRLNDLVPIEPARMEDRQIIEWDKDDIDALKFMKVDVLGLGMLGCMNRAFNLLETHKGIRVGMADLQDDDPDVYAMIQKADTLGVFQIESRAQMSMLPRIKPDKFYDLVIEVAIVRPGPIQGDMVHPYLRRREGKETPEYPKAELRAVLEKTLGVPLFQEQAMKVAIVGAGFTPVEADQLRRAMATFKLTGGVSHFYDKLVGGMVARGYPKDFAERTFKQIEGFGSYGFPESHAASFAKIAYASCWMKHHHPDVFCAALLNAQPMGFYAPAQIVRDARAHGVEVRPVSINHSHWDCSLESGRGKYLAVRLGFRQVRGLANVHAAAIVAARGPARFGTIEEVWRRAGVPRAAIERLAEADAFSSIAQDRRQGLWKVKGLGDAPLPLFAAADEREARFRPESVEQDVTLRAMSEGREVVEDYRSLQMSLRGHPLQFLRSQLDAMRIVRCADLGAIRDGRNIEVAGVILVRQRPGSAKGVLFVTIEDETGIANGILWPNKFEIYRRQIMSASMIAMRGRLQKEGEIIHVICDRIINHDDMLRSIAHSDFTVTPGRGDGASNGGGPDPRDPSWPRGRTLGSPGYGPGKDPDDLVPIRSHDFH, from the coding sequence ATGGCGACCTACGTCGAACTGCAGGTCACCAGCCACTTCTCGTTCCTGCGCGGTGCTTCGGCGCCCGAGGAACTGTTCACAGCAGCCGCCACGTTTGGCCACACTGCGCTTGGCCTTGCCGATCATAACACGGTGGCCGGGATCGTGCGCGGATGGGCCGGGCAGAAGGAGACGGGCGTACGCATGATCGCGGGCTCGCGCATCGAACTGGCCGATGGCCGCGCGATGCTGCTCTACCCTACCGATCGCCCTGCCTGGTCGCGTCTTACGCGCCTGCTTTCGCTGGGCAAGGGCCGCGGCGGCAAGGGCAAGTGCATCCTTACATGGAATGACATAGCCGAGAGTTGCCAAGGGCTGGTCGCTATCCTGCTTCCGGATATGCCGGACGCACGGACCGCTGCCCACCTCCAGGACCTGCGCGCCGCCTTCGGCGATCGCGGGTACTGTGCTTTATCGCTGCGCCGCCGGCCGGGCGACCAGAGCCGGCTTCACGGTCTCGATGCCCTCGCCCGCAAGGCCGGCAATCGCTGCGTCGCGACTGGCGACGTGCTTTACCATCAACCCGAACTGCGCCCGCTGCAGGACGTAATGACCGCCATCCGCGAGAAGACGACGATCGATGCCCTGGGCTTCAGGCGCGAGAGGTTCATGGACCGCAACCTCAAGTCGCCGCAGGAAATGGAGCGCCGCTTCGCCGCCTTCCCTGATGCCATCCAGGCCAGCGCCGACATCGCCGCGCAGTGCCGTTTCGATCTGGGCGAAATCCAGTACCAGTATCCCTACGAGGAGGTGATGGCCGGCCGCACCGCGCAGCAGGCACTGGCCGCCCTAACCGAGGAAGCGGCGGCGCGCATGTTTCCGCAAGGGCTGGGCGAGGCCTACCGCAAGCAGATCGATCACGAACTGCGGCTGATCGAGCAGCTCGGCTATGCGCCCTATTTCCTGACCGTCCATGCGATCGTCGCCGAGAGCCGGCGTCGCGGCATCCTGTGCCAGGGGCGCGGCTCGGCGGCCAACAGCTGCGTATGCTTCATGCTGGGCATCACCTCGATCGATCCGATCAAACACGAACTGCTGTTCGAGCGCTTCGTCTCGGGCGAGCGCAAGGAGCCGCCCGACATCGACGTCGATTTCGAGCACGAGCGGCGCGAGGAGATCATCCAGTGGATCTACGAGACCTACGGGCGCCACCGCTCGGCGCTGACCGCGGTCGTCACCCGCTACCGCACGCGAGGCGCGGTCGCCGAAGTCGGCAAGGCGCTGGGCTTGCCGCGCGACCTGACCAAGATGCTGACCGGGCTTGTCTGGGGCTGGTCGATGGACGGGATCGGCGACGAGCAGATCGAGAGCCTCAACCTCAATGCCGATGATCATCGCCTGCGCCTGACGCTGGAATTGTCGCGTCAGCTAATCGGCACGCCGCGCCACTTGTCGCAGCACCCTGGCGGCTTCGTGCTGACGCAGGACCGGCTCAACGATCTCGTGCCGATCGAGCCGGCGCGCATGGAGGATCGCCAGATCATCGAGTGGGACAAGGACGACATCGATGCCCTCAAGTTCATGAAGGTCGACGTGCTGGGCCTGGGCATGCTCGGCTGCATGAACCGCGCTTTCAACCTGCTCGAAACGCACAAGGGCATCCGGGTCGGCATGGCCGACCTGCAGGACGACGACCCGGACGTCTACGCGATGATCCAGAAGGCCGACACATTGGGCGTGTTCCAGATCGAGAGCCGCGCGCAGATGTCGATGCTGCCACGCATCAAGCCCGACAAGTTCTACGATCTCGTCATCGAAGTCGCGATCGTGCGGCCGGGTCCCATCCAGGGCGACATGGTACATCCCTACCTGCGGCGGCGCGAAGGCAAGGAGACCCCCGAGTATCCGAAGGCCGAACTGCGCGCGGTGCTGGAAAAGACACTCGGCGTGCCGCTGTTCCAGGAGCAGGCAATGAAGGTTGCGATCGTCGGCGCCGGCTTTACGCCGGTCGAAGCCGACCAGCTGCGCCGCGCCATGGCGACTTTCAAGCTGACCGGAGGCGTCAGCCACTTCTACGACAAGCTCGTCGGCGGCATGGTCGCGCGCGGCTACCCCAAAGACTTTGCCGAACGCACCTTCAAGCAGATCGAGGGCTTTGGCTCCTATGGCTTTCCCGAGAGCCATGCCGCCTCCTTCGCCAAGATCGCTTATGCCAGTTGCTGGATGAAGCACCATCATCCCGACGTGTTCTGCGCCGCCCTGCTCAACGCGCAGCCGATGGGTTTCTATGCGCCCGCGCAGATCGTGCGCGATGCGAGGGCGCACGGCGTCGAGGTGCGTCCTGTCTCGATCAACCACAGCCACTGGGACTGTTCGCTCGAATCTGGCCGCGGCAAATACCTCGCGGTCCGACTGGGTTTTCGCCAGGTGCGGGGCCTCGCCAACGTCCATGCCGCCGCGATCGTCGCCGCACGCGGCCCTGCCCGGTTCGGAACCATCGAGGAGGTGTGGCGCCGCGCCGGGGTACCGCGCGCGGCGATCGAGCGGCTTGCCGAGGCCGATGCCTTTTCCAGCATCGCACAAGATCGCCGGCAGGGCCTTTGGAAGGTGAAAGGTCTAGGGGACGCGCCGCTCCCGCTCTTCGCGGCGGCCGACGAGCGCGAAGCGCGTTTCAGGCCGGAGAGCGTAGAACAGGACGTGACCTTGCGGGCGATGAGCGAGGGCCGCGAAGTCGTCGAGGATTATCGCTCGCTCCAGATGTCGCTTCGCGGCCACCCGCTCCAGTTCCTGCGCTCGCAGCTCGATGCCATGCGCATCGTGCGCTGCGCCGATCTTGGCGCGATCCGCGATGGTCGCAACATAGAGGTTGCCGGGGTAATCCTCGTACGCCAGCGGCCCGGATCGGCCAAGGGCGTGCTGTTCGTGACGATCGAGGACGAGACCGGCATCGCCAACGGCATCCTGTGGCCGAACAAGTTCGAGATCTACCGCCGGCAGATCATGTCCGCCTCGATGATCGCAATGCGCGGCCGCCTGCAGAAGGAAGGCGAGATCATCCACGTGATTTGCGACCGCATCATCAACCACGACGACATGCTCCGCTCGATTGCCCACAGCGACTTTACCGTGACGCCAGGACGCGGTGACGGCGCCAGTAACGGCGGCGGTCCCGATCCACGCGATCCATCCTGGCCTCGCGGCAGGACGCTGGGCTCGCCAGGCTACGGGCCGGGCAAGGATCCCGATGATCTCGTGCCGATCCGCAGTCACGATTTTCACTGA
- a CDS encoding 3'-5' exonuclease: protein MTSFASNALSEAARALEAHPDFRVLRRLLPVNRLYAGPPHGKSRIGLALDVETTGLDRETDKIIELAVQRFRFDELGRIVQVGTPRLWREDPQQPLDPRITRLTGLSDEALAGQAIDEAEATDILASADLIVAHNAAFDRPFVDRRLPTIAGRAWACSMSEVDWLELGFDGKALGYLVSQCGWFFEGHRAENDILALIYLLGHTAPDGETIMAKLLAQSQRPSFRVNAVDAPFESKDALKARGYRWDPAMRFWWKTIPEEDMDAERSWLLADIYTGHGEPAFHPQSACERYR, encoded by the coding sequence ATGACGTCTTTCGCTTCAAATGCCTTGTCCGAAGCTGCCCGCGCTCTCGAAGCCCATCCGGACTTTCGGGTGCTTCGGCGCCTGCTTCCAGTGAACCGGCTATATGCAGGACCGCCGCACGGGAAGTCACGCATTGGTCTCGCCCTCGACGTCGAAACAACAGGTCTCGACCGGGAAACCGACAAGATCATCGAACTTGCCGTCCAGCGCTTTCGCTTCGATGAGCTCGGCCGGATTGTGCAGGTCGGCACACCCCGGCTCTGGCGCGAGGATCCGCAGCAGCCACTTGATCCCAGGATCACCCGTCTCACCGGCCTGTCCGACGAGGCCCTCGCGGGTCAGGCGATCGACGAGGCGGAAGCTACCGACATTCTGGCATCCGCCGATCTCATCGTCGCACACAACGCCGCCTTCGACCGGCCTTTCGTCGATCGGCGGCTTCCGACAATCGCAGGGCGCGCCTGGGCCTGTTCGATGTCGGAGGTCGACTGGCTGGAACTCGGCTTCGACGGGAAGGCCCTGGGATACCTGGTTTCGCAGTGCGGATGGTTCTTCGAGGGGCACCGCGCCGAGAACGACATCCTCGCGCTGATCTACCTCCTTGGCCACACCGCGCCTGATGGTGAAACCATCATGGCCAAGCTTCTGGCCCAGTCGCAGCGGCCGAGCTTTCGCGTGAACGCAGTGGATGCTCCATTCGAGAGCAAGGATGCCCTCAAGGCACGCGGCTATCGCTGGGACCCGGCGATGCGCTTCTGGTGGAAAACCATTCCCGAGGAAGACATGGACGCCGAGCGATCGTGGCTACTGGCGGACATCTATACCGGTCACGGCGAGCCGGCATTCCATCCCCAATCTGCTTGCGAACGATATCGATAA
- a CDS encoding aldo/keto reductase has product MKTVSFADGTRVPVLGQGTWMMGEQADQRQQEIAALQAGLDLGLRLIDTAEMYADGEAERLVGEAIAGRRDEVFLVSKAYPQNASRARLRQACEASCQRLRTDHLDLYLLHWRGSVPLAETVEAMEGLVASGLIARWGVSNLDTDDMVELQEVGGPACMTNQILYNLARRGPEFDLIPWLGRRSIPVMAYSPVEQGRLLGHKVLGRIASERGVSAAQVALAWLLRRPGVIAIPKAASLAHVRDNRAAMDLELTEDAIALLERHFPPPTRRRPLEML; this is encoded by the coding sequence ATGAAGACAGTTTCATTTGCTGACGGAACAAGGGTCCCTGTCCTTGGCCAGGGGACGTGGATGATGGGCGAACAGGCAGATCAGCGGCAGCAGGAGATCGCTGCTTTGCAAGCGGGCCTTGATCTTGGCCTGCGGCTGATCGACACGGCCGAGATGTATGCGGATGGTGAAGCCGAGCGTCTAGTTGGCGAAGCCATCGCGGGCCGCCGGGACGAGGTGTTCCTGGTGAGCAAGGCCTATCCGCAGAACGCATCGCGCGCACGCCTGCGGCAGGCCTGTGAAGCGAGCTGCCAGCGGCTGCGTACGGACCATCTGGATCTTTACCTGCTTCATTGGCGCGGGAGCGTTCCGTTGGCGGAGACCGTCGAGGCCATGGAGGGACTTGTCGCATCGGGGCTGATTGCGCGCTGGGGCGTAAGCAACCTCGACACCGACGACATGGTAGAGCTGCAGGAGGTCGGAGGCCCTGCCTGCATGACCAACCAGATTCTCTATAATCTTGCCCGGCGAGGACCGGAGTTCGATTTGATCCCGTGGCTTGGCCGGCGTTCAATCCCGGTCATGGCTTACAGCCCGGTCGAGCAGGGGCGCCTGCTTGGACACAAGGTGCTGGGGCGGATCGCGTCCGAGCGCGGCGTTTCCGCGGCACAGGTTGCGCTGGCATGGCTGCTGCGCCGTCCCGGAGTCATCGCGATACCCAAAGCAGCGTCGCTCGCGCATGTGCGCGACAACCGCGCCGCCATGGACCTCGAACTCACCGAAGACGCGATTGCCCTCCTCGAGCGCCACTTCCCGCCGCCAACCAGGCGCCGACCTCTCGAGATGCTCTGA
- a CDS encoding SOS response-associated peptidase: MCNLYRLTTPTSAIAGMFSAQGGPAPNLAEEIYPGYPGLVVTAGQVQAMSWGFPRAQKSARTGLPIKPRTVNNAREDKLATPFWRDSFMNRRCLIPVGAWAEAQGERGRMTRTWYAVPGDEPFAVAGIWRPTSEWGNAYSMVMVDSCEFMGEVHDRMPTILRRQDWNTWLLGTPENAFALCRVWDGELTMDATAEPWAKGRQHAPGSPTLL; the protein is encoded by the coding sequence ATTTGCAACTTGTACCGCCTGACCACACCGACGAGTGCCATCGCCGGGATGTTCAGTGCGCAGGGCGGACCAGCGCCAAACCTCGCCGAGGAGATTTACCCTGGCTACCCCGGTCTCGTCGTCACGGCCGGGCAGGTCCAGGCAATGTCCTGGGGCTTTCCTCGAGCCCAGAAAAGCGCGCGCACCGGTCTTCCGATCAAACCGCGAACCGTCAACAATGCCCGCGAGGACAAGCTGGCCACGCCGTTCTGGCGCGACAGTTTCATGAACCGGCGGTGCCTGATCCCGGTCGGCGCCTGGGCTGAGGCACAAGGCGAAAGAGGCCGCATGACGCGAACCTGGTACGCGGTGCCCGGCGATGAACCCTTTGCGGTAGCTGGCATCTGGCGACCCACGAGCGAGTGGGGCAACGCCTATTCGATGGTAATGGTCGACAGCTGCGAATTCATGGGCGAGGTCCACGACCGGATGCCCACTATCCTTCGGCGACAAGACTGGAACACTTGGCTGCTCGGCACGCCTGAAAATGCATTCGCACTGTGCCGGGTATGGGACGGCGAATTGACGATGGACGCCACGGCGGAACCGTGGGCGAAGGGCCGACAGCACGCCCCTGGCTCGCCTACTTTGTTATGA